A region of Fibrobacter succinogenes subsp. succinogenes S85 DNA encodes the following proteins:
- a CDS encoding outer membrane beta-barrel protein: protein MVLALTTSAFAQSSDDDEWVSVDSPRPASETDKSGSYDGSNDSEFANDEEYASAYARYKTQTTSRSEISKQRSEGFSQSVFLGARLQGGFNTFLGSKSDGWGAGWNAGAGLIIKISMFTKNFSLVPELTFNYRQYNYEKDMNDLYTNKAKINIMLFELPIMFRYTFDQYDFFAAAGLHLGLKLMGSAEYGSEPKAGVIADKENSGLKSTTEIATTNMEVGFAIEGGYMLTRNVHLNLRIVQSITNLLNQGLTVKQPFDKATLLTFYTNVGIAFLF from the coding sequence ATGGTTTTAGCACTTACCACAAGTGCATTCGCTCAAAGTTCCGACGATGACGAATGGGTTTCTGTTGATTCACCGAGGCCAGCCTCCGAAACCGACAAATCCGGCTCTTACGACGGATCCAACGACAGCGAATTCGCAAATGACGAAGAATACGCAAGCGCTTACGCCAGATACAAGACACAGACAACGTCTCGCTCCGAAATCAGCAAGCAGCGCAGTGAAGGGTTCTCGCAGTCCGTGTTCCTTGGAGCACGTCTGCAGGGCGGATTTAACACGTTCCTCGGTTCTAAATCCGATGGTTGGGGCGCTGGCTGGAATGCAGGCGCAGGCCTTATCATCAAGATTTCGATGTTCACGAAAAACTTTAGCCTTGTACCGGAACTGACGTTCAACTATCGCCAGTACAATTACGAAAAGGACATGAACGATCTTTACACGAACAAGGCTAAGATCAACATCATGTTGTTTGAACTTCCTATCATGTTCCGCTACACATTTGACCAATATGACTTCTTTGCTGCCGCCGGTTTGCACCTCGGTCTCAAGCTGATGGGTAGCGCCGAATATGGTTCCGAACCGAAGGCTGGTGTCATCGCCGATAAGGAAAACAGTGGTTTGAAATCCACTACCGAAATCGCCACGACGAACATGGAAGTAGGCTTTGCAATCGAAGGCGGTTACATGCTCACGCGTAACGTTCATTTGAACCTCCGCATTGTCCAGAGCATTACGAACCTCTTGAACCAGGGCTTGACGGTCAAGCAGCCGTTTGACAAGGCCACGCTCCTCACGTTCTACACGAACGTCGGTATCGCATTCCTGTTCTAG
- a CDS encoding spermine synthase yields the protein MNIVIYALFALSGFAGLIYEGSWARYLKLFLGHSSYGQVLTLCIYMGGLAIGSFVAGKLVERVKRPLLGYAAVELAIGIGGLIYHPMYIWLTDYFYDSNFVAGLSSRGAEILKVVLATGSTLPIAIAVGMTFPFIAAGLMRKSGAEVSLPMLYFTNSLGSAIGILFTSYILIPELGNHITLCVAASINFLLAAVFCFIGYTTPSTYEEELEEEGAGSLATAGGDAAGVRENVARPEPLNEDYVAEHKLAMPPKNMWFWIAGITGLTSFVYEIVWIRLLSLLMGSSSHSFDQMLSAFILGLAIGSAVSGKLLKKDSLVVLSLAQIFMGFFALCTLYFYKPFWEGMNVANQIFNTTNDGYVCWSIFKYALSILWMVPTSFFAGMTLPLITLILTRAFKSEAPIGKVYGWNTVGSILGSAGGGLLLLPLMQLKGSLVLAAVLDFMIGFILLVIYRKKFRYSVLFYVMTAIMILPSFFVNFDPHMITSGAFRAYKNLHPDEKIVVRDGKTATISFHESDVHYYVKTNGKADASMSKNRERPIEGDELTQAATAFMPMAMKDKPYDAAMVGFGSGMGAHYLLSDPLVRDFDCVEIEEEMMNLARGFYPWNARGYDDPRIHIFIDDAQTFFLTNRRKYDLMISVPSNPWVSGVASLFSHEFYTKMRRYMKPGGLWVQWIQTYEFNDLLFLNILKALDVAFPYVSLYKAPEEPDIIIVASDEPVMQRAIGRFSTDSTLVKEFKRIHREPDFFGEQNFLFTSKMITSLLDGVEPNSTFIPIVDNKAEEARFVHSNARIVQVFDSCEICWPEYLDSADYALRRPIKVQSMLKAGTDKYRERALLAYIKEVKKRKKVFEGISAMLESNADDSEKGSDSAAVSSAKAAAVSENSVDSATAVDSLVRPKFKVDETSPDWKKFREEYVEWMRGIPMEARDTNKVYVKVRKLVNAGALPESFVDEFNIMEAARAKDYRLAAEYVANFYEKYEVAAMDEFFLRNAILIAFLAHNPTLADVLYKEAIKPHEEFAPIEKLLIQKEIPRIRRR from the coding sequence ATGAATATCGTTATTTACGCGCTTTTTGCTCTCTCTGGTTTTGCGGGTCTCATTTATGAGGGGTCGTGGGCCAGGTACCTTAAACTTTTCCTCGGACATTCGAGCTATGGTCAAGTGCTCACGCTTTGCATTTACATGGGCGGGCTTGCGATTGGCAGTTTTGTCGCGGGCAAACTGGTGGAGCGCGTGAAGAGGCCGCTGCTCGGGTACGCGGCGGTGGAACTTGCAATTGGCATTGGCGGGCTGATTTACCACCCGATGTACATTTGGCTCACGGATTACTTTTATGATTCGAATTTTGTGGCGGGGTTGAGTTCGCGCGGTGCGGAAATTTTGAAGGTCGTTTTGGCGACGGGTTCGACGCTCCCGATTGCGATTGCGGTGGGCATGACGTTCCCGTTCATTGCGGCGGGTCTTATGCGCAAGAGCGGTGCCGAAGTCTCGCTCCCGATGCTTTACTTTACGAACAGCCTCGGTAGTGCCATTGGTATTTTGTTCACAAGCTACATCTTGATTCCGGAACTTGGAAACCACATCACGCTTTGCGTCGCGGCTTCAATCAACTTCTTGCTTGCTGCGGTGTTCTGCTTTATCGGCTATACGACGCCTTCGACGTACGAAGAAGAACTTGAAGAAGAAGGTGCTGGGTCGCTGGCGACTGCTGGCGGGGATGCGGCGGGAGTTCGCGAGAATGTCGCGCGTCCGGAACCGCTTAACGAAGATTATGTGGCGGAACACAAACTTGCGATGCCTCCGAAGAACATGTGGTTCTGGATTGCTGGAATTACGGGACTTACTTCGTTTGTCTATGAAATCGTCTGGATTCGTTTGCTTTCGCTGTTGATGGGTTCTTCGAGCCACAGCTTTGACCAAATGCTTTCGGCGTTCATTTTAGGGCTTGCCATTGGCAGTGCCGTGAGCGGAAAGCTGTTGAAGAAGGACTCGCTCGTGGTGCTTTCACTGGCGCAGATTTTCATGGGATTCTTTGCGCTTTGCACGCTGTATTTCTACAAGCCGTTCTGGGAGGGCATGAATGTCGCAAACCAGATTTTTAATACGACGAATGACGGCTATGTTTGCTGGAGCATTTTCAAGTACGCGCTTTCGATTTTGTGGATGGTGCCGACGAGCTTCTTTGCGGGTATGACGCTTCCGCTGATTACGCTGATTTTGACGCGTGCGTTCAAGAGCGAAGCCCCGATTGGAAAGGTTTACGGCTGGAATACGGTAGGATCGATTCTTGGTTCTGCTGGCGGTGGACTTTTGCTGTTGCCGCTGATGCAGCTCAAGGGCTCGCTTGTGCTCGCTGCTGTGCTTGACTTTATGATTGGCTTTATTTTGCTCGTCATTTATCGCAAAAAGTTCCGCTATAGCGTGCTCTTTTACGTGATGACGGCGATTATGATTTTGCCTTCGTTCTTTGTGAATTTTGATCCGCACATGATAACGTCTGGCGCCTTCCGCGCTTACAAGAATTTGCATCCGGATGAAAAGATTGTGGTGCGTGACGGTAAAACGGCGACGATCAGCTTCCATGAATCCGATGTGCATTATTACGTGAAGACGAACGGCAAGGCCGATGCGAGCATGAGCAAGAATCGTGAACGCCCGATTGAAGGCGATGAGCTTACGCAGGCGGCGACCGCATTTATGCCGATGGCAATGAAGGACAAACCGTACGATGCCGCCATGGTTGGATTTGGCAGTGGCATGGGTGCGCATTACTTGCTCTCGGATCCGCTGGTGCGCGATTTTGACTGCGTGGAAATCGAAGAAGAAATGATGAACCTTGCTCGCGGATTTTATCCGTGGAACGCTCGCGGCTACGATGACCCGCGCATCCACATTTTCATTGATGACGCGCAGACGTTCTTCCTCACGAATCGCCGCAAGTACGACTTGATGATTAGCGTGCCGAGTAATCCGTGGGTGAGCGGTGTCGCGAGCTTGTTCAGCCATGAATTTTACACCAAGATGCGCCGCTACATGAAACCGGGTGGACTTTGGGTGCAATGGATCCAAACGTATGAATTCAATGACTTGCTGTTCCTCAACATCTTGAAGGCGCTTGATGTGGCGTTCCCGTACGTGAGTTTGTACAAGGCTCCTGAGGAGCCTGACATTATCATTGTCGCAAGTGACGAGCCGGTGATGCAGCGCGCCATTGGCCGCTTCAGCACAGATTCGACGCTCGTGAAGGAATTCAAACGCATCCACCGCGAACCGGATTTCTTTGGCGAACAGAATTTCCTCTTTACGTCAAAGATGATTACGTCGCTTTTGGATGGAGTGGAACCGAATAGCACGTTTATCCCGATTGTCGACAACAAGGCGGAAGAGGCTCGCTTTGTACATTCGAACGCGCGCATTGTGCAGGTGTTCGACAGCTGCGAAATTTGCTGGCCGGAATATTTGGACTCGGCGGATTATGCGTTGCGCCGCCCGATAAAGGTGCAGTCCATGCTCAAGGCGGGTACGGACAAGTATCGTGAACGTGCGCTCTTGGCGTATATCAAAGAAGTGAAAAAACGCAAAAAAGTTTTCGAAGGTATTTCGGCAATGCTCGAATCCAATGCGGATGATTCTGAAAAGGGCTCGGATTCCGCGGCTGTTTCTTCTGCAAAAGCTGCGGCAGTATCGGAAAATTCTGTTGATTCAGCGACGGCGGTGGATAGCCTCGTGCGTCCAAAATTCAAGGTGGATGAAACTTCTCCGGATTGGAAAAAGTTCCGCGAAGAATATGTGGAATGGATGCGTGGCATCCCGATGGAAGCTCGTGACACGAACAAGGTTTACGTTAAGGTGCGCAAGCTTGTGAATGCAGGTGCGCTGCCGGAATCGTTCGTGGATGAGTTCAACATCATGGAAGCTGCCCGTGCCAAGGATTACAGGCTCGCTGCGGAATATGTCGCGAATTTCTACGAGAAGTACGAAGTCGCTGCGATGGATGAATTCTTCTTGCGCAACGCGATTCTGATTGCTTTCCTCGCGCACAACCCGACGCTCGCCGACGTGCTCTACAAGGAAGCCATCAAACCGCACGAAGAATTTGCCCCGATCGAGAAACTCCTTATTCAGAAGGAAATCCCGAGAATCCGCAGAAGGTAG
- the metH gene encoding methionine synthase, producing MTLREAFESKMMLLDGGMGSVIQTYGIKGANNDMLSIEKPEIILDIQRRYVDAGVDCLTTNTFSSQRVSQHEYHQEHRIAEMNRASVKIAKQAAEEGFKKYGRKVYILGDVGPTSKMLSMSEDVNDPASRAITFDELEDAYLEQISVLMEEGVDAILIETIFDTLNAKAALSAYSKANDARIEAAKAAGTPEAEIKPIEVMLSMTVSDASGRTLSGQTVEAFAVSVMHMHPLSIGLNCGLGADGMVPYLRRMGAIAPCYLSCHPNAGLPNQFGGYDDTPEDMVRLMRVYLDDKLVNMIGGCCGTTPEHIAAMRQMLDALPADYKRREPAPKYVTSPRLRLAGLEPLFREQVRPSNGADSCNADDFVKVGERCNVAGSKKFLRLINEKNYEEALDIARKQVDDGADVIDVNMDDGLLDATAEMRTFLNLIASDPAVSRVPIMVDSSRFEVIEEGLKCIQGKSIVNSISLKMGEKAFIEHALTVKRLGAAVIVMLFDEEGQATNYERRVQIASRAYDIMVKQLHFDPSDIIYDPNVLTVATGMAEHNAYAIDFIRAVRWIMDNLPGVRISGGLSNLSFAFRGNNYLREAMHTTFLHYAIPNGMGMAIMNPSAIIKYKTIPLELRMAITEVIFNTEPEASEELIEIASRMTAAQAKAKETGAKYDPKAIFAVSTGAGSATSDANEKAADAKPTTPEERLQEALLKGTSTTLQPDLMELINRGDSPVGIISGPLMDGMNEVGRRFGEGKMFLPQVVKTARTMKKAVEILQPYIEAGKDANASSRGKIVIATVKGDVHDIGKNIVSVIMACNGYDMVDLGVMVPEDVIVKAAIENKADILSLSGLITPSLEEMCTVAKAMQAAGQRIPIIVGGATTSPTHTAVKIAPCYDGPVFHVRDAASNPGLAQKLLDPATREQTIQENREEQQRIRDKQNGIKTEAANAMAAAASTPEERRFQYDWSKYQPVQPPFMGESKLPPIPIEKIIPLISWEYFFFTWKIKPDEEEAKKLKADAEALIKSLTKPEYALRAVQAFYPAAGTEKSVIFNTGRTGTDADLIEVLTARQQNPEGTCLSLCDYVAPANANTASVFASPAGKDVFRDIVGAFAVTMSDTFVKRLEKLKAEQGGSDYDVLLMQTVADRLAEAGAEYLSQELDRTSGWKGIRPAVGYPVLPNIKEIFNVAKLIDFKSVGISLTENGAMYPQASVSGLYISHPEIDYFQVKL from the coding sequence ATGACTCTTCGCGAAGCGTTTGAATCAAAGATGATGCTGCTCGATGGCGGCATGGGCTCTGTTATCCAGACTTACGGGATTAAGGGCGCCAACAACGATATGCTCTCCATCGAAAAGCCCGAGATAATTCTCGACATCCAGCGTCGTTACGTGGATGCAGGCGTGGATTGCCTCACCACGAACACGTTCTCGAGCCAGCGCGTGAGCCAACACGAATACCACCAGGAACATCGCATCGCCGAGATGAACCGCGCTTCCGTGAAGATTGCGAAGCAGGCCGCCGAAGAAGGCTTCAAGAAGTATGGCCGCAAAGTCTATATCTTAGGTGACGTCGGCCCGACAAGTAAGATGCTTTCCATGAGTGAAGACGTGAACGACCCGGCAAGCCGCGCCATCACTTTTGACGAACTCGAAGATGCGTACTTGGAACAAATTTCCGTACTCATGGAAGAAGGCGTTGACGCCATCCTCATTGAAACGATTTTCGATACGCTGAATGCAAAGGCCGCCCTCAGCGCTTACAGCAAGGCTAACGACGCCCGCATTGAAGCCGCCAAGGCTGCAGGCACTCCCGAAGCCGAAATCAAGCCAATCGAAGTTATGCTTTCGATGACTGTGAGCGACGCCTCCGGCCGTACGCTTTCGGGCCAGACCGTCGAAGCATTTGCCGTGAGCGTGATGCACATGCACCCGCTTTCCATCGGCTTAAACTGCGGTCTCGGTGCAGACGGCATGGTGCCTTACCTCCGCCGCATGGGCGCTATTGCTCCGTGCTACCTCAGCTGCCATCCGAACGCAGGTCTTCCGAACCAGTTCGGCGGTTACGACGACACGCCCGAAGATATGGTGCGCTTGATGCGTGTTTATCTGGACGACAAGCTCGTAAACATGATTGGCGGTTGCTGCGGTACGACTCCAGAACACATTGCTGCAATGCGCCAGATGCTTGATGCGCTCCCGGCCGATTACAAGCGCCGTGAACCCGCACCCAAGTACGTCACCAGCCCGCGCCTCCGCCTTGCGGGGCTCGAACCGTTGTTCAGAGAACAGGTTCGCCCGAGCAACGGCGCCGACAGCTGCAATGCCGATGATTTCGTGAAGGTCGGCGAACGTTGCAACGTCGCGGGCTCCAAGAAGTTCCTGCGTCTCATCAACGAGAAGAATTACGAAGAAGCGCTCGACATCGCCCGTAAGCAGGTCGATGACGGCGCCGACGTCATTGACGTCAACATGGACGATGGCCTCCTTGACGCCACCGCTGAAATGCGCACATTCTTGAACTTGATTGCATCTGACCCTGCCGTGAGCCGCGTGCCTATCATGGTCGACAGTTCCCGCTTTGAAGTTATCGAAGAAGGCCTCAAGTGCATTCAAGGCAAGAGCATCGTGAACTCCATTTCCCTCAAGATGGGCGAAAAGGCGTTTATCGAACACGCACTCACCGTGAAGCGCCTCGGTGCCGCCGTGATTGTGATGCTCTTCGACGAAGAAGGTCAGGCCACGAACTACGAGCGCCGCGTACAAATTGCGTCCCGCGCTTACGATATCATGGTGAAGCAACTTCACTTTGATCCGTCCGATATCATTTACGACCCGAACGTTTTGACAGTCGCAACCGGCATGGCAGAACACAATGCCTATGCCATAGACTTTATCCGAGCCGTCCGCTGGATTATGGACAACCTCCCCGGTGTCCGCATCTCGGGCGGTCTTTCGAACCTCTCGTTCGCATTCCGTGGCAACAACTACTTGCGCGAAGCCATGCACACCACGTTCTTGCATTACGCCATCCCGAACGGCATGGGCATGGCGATTATGAACCCGAGCGCGATTATCAAGTACAAGACAATTCCGCTTGAACTCCGCATGGCGATTACCGAAGTCATCTTCAACACGGAACCGGAAGCAAGCGAAGAACTCATTGAAATTGCAAGCCGCATGACGGCCGCCCAAGCCAAGGCAAAGGAAACTGGCGCCAAGTACGACCCGAAGGCCATTTTCGCCGTAAGCACAGGCGCAGGTTCCGCAACGAGCGACGCAAACGAAAAAGCCGCCGACGCCAAGCCCACCACGCCCGAAGAGCGTCTGCAAGAAGCGCTCCTTAAAGGAACTTCTACAACATTGCAGCCCGACTTGATGGAACTCATCAACCGTGGCGATAGCCCGGTCGGCATTATTTCAGGTCCGCTGATGGACGGCATGAACGAAGTCGGCCGTCGTTTCGGTGAGGGCAAGATGTTCCTCCCGCAAGTCGTGAAAACCGCACGCACCATGAAAAAGGCCGTAGAAATTTTGCAGCCTTACATCGAAGCAGGCAAAGATGCAAACGCATCGAGCCGCGGTAAAATCGTCATCGCCACAGTCAAGGGCGACGTGCACGACATCGGCAAGAACATCGTTTCCGTGATTATGGCTTGTAACGGCTACGACATGGTAGACCTCGGCGTGATGGTTCCCGAAGATGTGATTGTCAAGGCCGCGATTGAAAACAAAGCAGATATCTTGAGCCTTTCCGGTCTCATTACACCGTCTCTCGAAGAAATGTGTACGGTCGCAAAGGCCATGCAAGCCGCCGGTCAGCGCATCCCGATCATCGTCGGTGGTGCCACCACCTCGCCCACGCATACCGCCGTGAAAATCGCCCCGTGCTATGACGGTCCTGTTTTCCACGTGCGCGACGCCGCTAGCAATCCGGGCCTCGCCCAGAAATTGCTTGACCCCGCCACTCGCGAACAAACAATTCAAGAAAACCGTGAAGAGCAGCAGCGCATCCGCGACAAGCAAAACGGCATCAAAACGGAAGCAGCAAATGCCATGGCCGCAGCCGCCTCCACGCCAGAAGAACGCCGTTTCCAATACGACTGGAGCAAATACCAGCCGGTACAGCCGCCGTTCATGGGCGAAAGCAAGCTCCCGCCGATTCCTATCGAAAAGATTATCCCGCTCATCAGCTGGGAATACTTCTTCTTCACTTGGAAAATCAAGCCAGACGAAGAAGAAGCGAAAAAGCTCAAGGCCGATGCCGAAGCGCTTATCAAATCGCTCACAAAGCCCGAATATGCACTCCGCGCCGTTCAGGCATTCTACCCTGCTGCCGGTACTGAAAAGTCCGTTATCTTTAACACGGGCCGCACAGGCACGGACGCAGACCTCATCGAAGTCTTGACCGCACGCCAGCAAAATCCCGAAGGCACTTGCCTTTCCCTCTGCGACTACGTCGCTCCGGCAAACGCCAATACCGCAAGCGTTTTCGCCTCCCCCGCAGGCAAGGACGTTTTCCGCGACATCGTCGGTGCATTTGCAGTGACCATGAGCGACACGTTCGTCAAGCGCTTGGAAAAGCTCAAAGCAGAACAGGGCGGCAGCGATTACGACGTTCTCCTCATGCAGACTGTCGCCGACCGCCTCGCCGAAGCAGGTGCTGAATACTTGAGCCAGGAACTCGACCGCACAAGCGGCTGGAAGGGCATCCGCCCGGCCGTCGGCTACCCCGTGCTCCCGAATATCAAGGAAATCTTCAACGTCGCAAAACTCATCGACTTCAAGAGCGTAGGCATCAGCCTCACCGAAAACGGCGCCATGTACCCGCAAGCCTCCGTAAGCGGCCTCTACATTAGCCACCCCGAAATTGATTACTTCCAGGTAAAGTTGTAA
- a CDS encoding P-II family nitrogen regulator, producing MKPNTHELIICIVNNGFSDTVMEAAKEAGARGGTVLNARGTANKEAEAFFHIAIQPEKEVVMILVPLNVKDAVLHSLYEKAGLNTMGQGIAFALPVDNVVGLTPWKAESKA from the coding sequence ATGAAACCGAATACACATGAATTAATTATCTGCATTGTGAATAACGGATTCTCCGATACTGTGATGGAAGCCGCTAAAGAGGCGGGAGCTCGTGGTGGCACGGTCTTGAACGCCCGTGGTACAGCAAATAAGGAAGCAGAAGCGTTTTTCCATATCGCTATCCAGCCTGAAAAAGAAGTCGTGATGATTCTTGTGCCGCTGAATGTGAAGGATGCGGTGCTCCATTCTCTATACGAAAAAGCGGGCCTCAATACGATGGGGCAGGGGATTGCATTTGCGCTCCCGGTCGATAATGTCGTTGGGCTTACGCCGTGGAAGGCGGAAAGTAAAGCTTAA
- a CDS encoding DUF1538 domain-containing protein, translating into MQKILFEKLKEAFASVLPITLIVLVVSHTPLVTFSLKEQIVFTVSAIFLIIGIGLFNLGADLAMTPMGAYVGSGLTKSRRLLLLVSVCFVMGVLITVAEPDLSVLAEQVKNAVRPILLISTIGVGVGIFLLLAILKIVFKKDLSLIIIFFYMVLFMLGMLMVSVGRNAFVPLAFDSGGVTTGPITVPFIMALGVGVAGAIGGKHASENSFGLIALCSVGPILALMGLVVFSKGDLTYELSTAAYSVDASLGEHFLPTVMVIAREVLVALGLIVVFFCALQWTVLKLPMVKLVQVGVGILYTFFGLVIFLTAVTVGFLPIGFEIGCELAKRPHALVAAGFIIGMVVVLAEPAVHVLNKQVEEVTGSLVTKRSMLIALSVGVGISIGLSMLRIIIGFPIIYYLLPGYFISLGLSFFVPKLYTAIAFDSGGVASGPLTSSFILPLAIGACSVIHDGGDSILNYAFGIVAMVAMTPLITIQVLGFKAIVARLWRNRIMMRRLQDADDEQIIDFV; encoded by the coding sequence ATGCAAAAAATTCTTTTTGAAAAATTGAAAGAGGCTTTTGCCTCTGTTTTGCCCATTACGCTTATTGTGCTGGTGGTTTCGCATACCCCGCTTGTGACTTTTTCGCTGAAAGAGCAGATTGTTTTTACGGTTAGCGCGATTTTTTTGATTATCGGTATTGGACTTTTTAACTTGGGAGCAGACCTTGCAATGACCCCGATGGGGGCGTATGTGGGGTCGGGTTTGACTAAGTCGCGGCGGCTCCTCTTGCTCGTTTCGGTGTGCTTTGTGATGGGGGTTCTCATTACGGTTGCGGAACCGGACTTGTCCGTGCTTGCAGAACAGGTGAAAAATGCGGTACGGCCGATTCTTTTGATTTCGACGATTGGCGTGGGTGTCGGGATTTTTTTGCTCCTTGCAATTTTGAAGATTGTATTTAAGAAAGACCTTTCGCTGATTATCATTTTCTTTTACATGGTGCTGTTTATGCTCGGGATGCTTATGGTGTCCGTCGGGCGGAATGCGTTTGTGCCGCTCGCGTTTGATTCGGGTGGCGTGACGACGGGGCCGATTACGGTGCCGTTCATCATGGCGCTTGGCGTGGGTGTTGCGGGTGCGATTGGCGGTAAGCATGCTTCGGAAAACAGCTTTGGCTTGATTGCGCTTTGCTCGGTAGGCCCTATTTTGGCGCTGATGGGTTTGGTGGTATTTTCGAAGGGCGACCTGACGTATGAACTTTCGACGGCGGCGTACTCGGTGGACGCGAGCCTTGGTGAACACTTTTTGCCTACGGTGATGGTGATTGCCCGTGAAGTGCTTGTGGCGCTTGGGCTGATTGTCGTGTTTTTCTGTGCGCTGCAATGGACGGTACTCAAGCTCCCGATGGTGAAGCTTGTGCAAGTGGGCGTCGGGATTCTTTACACGTTCTTTGGACTTGTGATTTTCTTGACGGCGGTGACGGTTGGGTTCTTGCCAATCGGTTTTGAAATCGGGTGTGAACTTGCGAAACGCCCGCATGCGCTTGTGGCGGCAGGCTTTATCATTGGCATGGTGGTGGTGCTTGCAGAACCGGCGGTGCACGTGCTCAATAAGCAGGTCGAAGAAGTGACCGGTAGCCTTGTGACTAAGCGCTCAATGCTGATTGCGCTCTCGGTGGGCGTGGGTATTTCGATTGGACTTTCGATGCTTCGCATTATTATCGGGTTCCCGATTATTTATTACCTCTTGCCGGGTTACTTTATTTCGCTTGGGCTTTCGTTCTTTGTGCCGAAACTTTATACGGCGATTGCATTTGATTCCGGTGGCGTGGCGAGTGGTCCTTTGACATCGAGCTTTATTCTGCCTTTGGCAATTGGCGCGTGCTCCGTGATTCACGACGGCGGTGATTCAATTTTGAATTATGCTTTTGGCATTGTGGCAATGGTCGCAATGACTCCGCTCATTACGATCCAGGTGCTTGGTTTCAAGGCAATTGTGGCAAGGCTTTGGCGCAACAGGATTATGATGCGTCGCTTGCAGGATGCCGATGACGAACAGATTATTGACTTTGTGTAG
- a CDS encoding RNA polymerase sigma factor encodes MDEKVIIKKIQQGSREALGMLWKSHSTNVLNLAFRMLKNRDEAEDVLMDIFVSVPGKIQKFRGDSALNTWLYRLTVNECLMRLRSKKRHAELEEEHIDLVTDSALGSKHEEQKDYDPELLEIGLSKLSAETRSMLWLKDAEDLGIKDLSEIYNMPEGTIKARLSRARTVVKNFLQENLNYA; translated from the coding sequence ATGGACGAAAAAGTCATTATAAAAAAGATTCAACAAGGAAGTCGTGAAGCCCTTGGCATGCTGTGGAAGTCCCATAGCACGAACGTTCTGAACCTCGCGTTCAGAATGCTCAAGAATCGCGACGAGGCTGAAGACGTCTTGATGGACATTTTCGTCTCAGTTCCAGGGAAAATCCAAAAGTTCCGCGGCGATAGCGCCCTCAACACCTGGCTATACCGCCTCACCGTCAACGAGTGTTTGATGAGGCTCAGGTCCAAGAAGCGCCATGCCGAGCTCGAAGAAGAACATATCGATCTCGTGACGGACTCCGCTCTCGGGAGCAAGCACGAAGAACAAAAGGATTACGACCCGGAACTCTTAGAAATTGGACTGTCAAAGCTCTCCGCCGAAACGCGAAGCATGCTCTGGCTCAAGGACGCCGAAGATCTTGGCATCAAGGACTTATCCGAGATCTACAACATGCCCGAAGGCACTATCAAGGCAAGGCTTAGCCGAGCAAGAACAGTCGTCAAGAACTTTTTACAGGAGAACCTGAACTATGCATGA
- a CDS encoding Spy/CpxP family protein refolding chaperone, whose product MNASTKTFFASIIILACSLGFAIGAFCFADRGFGASCCSKQSTCTPTHKQCACGCENHDCAKNDCSCNCCKRGGMHHGKHHGEFHGERFHGKDFRDGHPEGPREHFKEGKPFDKKFDFKKGPGPEFMDSILQVTHEQKAAFESLRLKTDSTFKELRKQKKDAEKALHEALDSNDEKQIAAAKASILKAQEALLDHRINGVKNFNKILTKEQLEKFKSFHKDHRNHP is encoded by the coding sequence ATGAACGCATCCACCAAGACATTCTTCGCAAGCATCATCATTCTCGCTTGCTCTCTCGGATTTGCCATTGGCGCCTTCTGCTTTGCAGACCGCGGCTTCGGCGCTTCTTGCTGCTCCAAGCAGTCCACATGCACGCCTACGCATAAGCAGTGCGCCTGCGGTTGTGAAAATCACGACTGCGCCAAGAACGACTGTTCTTGCAACTGCTGCAAGCGCGGCGGCATGCATCACGGCAAACACCATGGCGAATTCCATGGCGAACGCTTCCACGGCAAGGACTTCCGCGATGGCCACCCTGAAGGTCCGCGCGAACACTTCAAGGAAGGTAAACCGTTCGACAAGAAGTTTGACTTCAAGAAAGGCCCGGGTCCTGAATTCATGGATTCCATTCTCCAGGTCACACACGAACAAAAGGCCGCATTCGAATCGCTCCGCTTGAAGACGGATTCCACGTTCAAGGAACTCCGCAAACAAAAGAAGGATGCTGAAAAGGCTCTGCACGAAGCACTCGACAGCAATGACGAAAAGCAAATTGCTGCAGCCAAGGCAAGCATTCTCAAAGCTCAGGAAGCATTGCTCGACCACAGAATTAACGGAGTAAAGAACTTCAACAAGATCCTCACCAAGGAACAGCTCGAAAAGTTCAAGAGCTTCCACAAGGATCACCGCAATCATCCCTAG